One genomic window of Lysobacterales bacterium includes the following:
- a CDS encoding NADH-quinone oxidoreductase subunit K — protein sequence MDAHDLVWLGVAAGLVGLGVYGVLVAGHLLRKLLALNLLGAAVFLLMVVLGRRGDAAPDPVSQAMVLTGIVVAVSATAFGLALMLALYRRSGEAALDDESGASDDPGGD from the coding sequence ATGGATGCCCACGACCTGGTCTGGCTGGGCGTCGCCGCCGGGCTGGTGGGGCTGGGCGTCTACGGCGTGCTGGTCGCCGGTCATCTGCTGCGCAAGCTGCTGGCGCTCAACCTGCTCGGCGCCGCCGTGTTCCTGCTGATGGTGGTGCTCGGCCGCCGCGGCGACGCCGCACCGGACCCGGTGAGCCAGGCCATGGTGCTGACCGGCATCGTGGTGGCGGTCAGTGCCACCGCATTCGGCCTGGCCCTGATGCTGGCCCTGTACCGGCGCAGCGGCGAGGCGGCGCTCGACGACGAATCCGGCGCGTCGGACGACCCTGGTGGCGATTGA
- a CDS encoding DUF4040 domain-containing protein: MMLLAFDLLLAAGLLGLAVLVVAGPTLFGSLVAYTVFGLLMAVAWARLGTPDLALAEAAIGAGLTGAMLMLSYRRLLAIRPERTGQRLVRRSRLALPIAVACALLSAGLFVALAGLPQPERSAGSEALAATAQSDVGNPVTAVLLLFRGYDTLLEMLVLLVAWLGVAMVQAQSRPSAPRPPTSVPLLDALLAGVVPGTVLVGGYLLHAGGQAPGGAFQAGAVLAAAGVLMALAGRLQPRARATPVQAGLLVLGLLVFAAAALWPLLADRPVLALEGLAAVYAVEAAMTVSIALGLCLLFLGAAGLGSK; encoded by the coding sequence ATGATGCTGCTGGCGTTCGACCTGCTGCTGGCGGCCGGCCTCCTCGGCCTGGCCGTGCTGGTGGTGGCCGGCCCGACGCTGTTCGGTTCCCTGGTTGCCTACACGGTGTTCGGCCTGCTGATGGCGGTCGCCTGGGCCCGGCTGGGCACGCCCGACCTGGCGCTGGCCGAGGCGGCGATCGGTGCCGGCCTGACCGGCGCCATGCTGATGCTGAGCTACCGGCGCCTGCTGGCGATCCGCCCGGAACGCACCGGCCAGCGACTGGTGCGCCGTTCCAGACTGGCCTTGCCGATCGCGGTGGCCTGCGCGTTGCTGTCGGCCGGCCTGTTCGTGGCGCTGGCCGGCCTGCCGCAGCCGGAAAGGTCGGCGGGCAGCGAGGCCCTGGCGGCTACCGCGCAGTCCGACGTCGGCAACCCGGTGACCGCGGTACTGCTGCTGTTCCGCGGCTACGACACCCTGCTGGAAATGCTGGTGCTGCTGGTCGCATGGCTTGGCGTGGCCATGGTCCAGGCGCAGTCCCGGCCGTCGGCGCCGCGCCCGCCAACGTCGGTGCCGTTGCTGGATGCCTTGCTTGCCGGCGTGGTGCCTGGAACCGTGCTGGTCGGTGGATACCTGCTGCACGCCGGCGGCCAGGCGCCCGGCGGCGCCTTCCAGGCGGGCGCCGTGCTCGCCGCGGCGGGCGTGCTGATGGCCCTGGCGGGACGGCTGCAGCCCCGCGCAAGGGCGACGCCTGTGCAGGCCGGCCTGCTGGTGCTCGGCCTGCTGGTCTTCGCGGCGGCGGCGCTGTGGCCGCTGCTCGCGGATCGGCCCGTGCTGGCGCTGGAAGGACTCGCGGCCGTGTACGCGGTCGAGGCGGCGATGACCGTGTCGATCGCCCTGGGGCTGTGCCTGCTGTTCCTCGGGGCGGCCGGACTGGGATCGAAGTGA
- a CDS encoding glycosyltransferase family 39 protein, translating to MARWHPFRPDRWPLPALLLLSLFVLGTGLGLRQPMPPDEPRFALMAQGMVESGDWLLPRRGDELYSHKPPVFMWLQAAALKLTGHLPTAFLLPSLLAALLTLALVFDLARRLWGRRAAGWALLALLVTLQFGLQARRGQIDAVLVAMTTASLYGLLRHHLLGGRPAWALLGWFMAGLGTITKGVGFLPLLALPLLALSRRTGARHLADPRLQPGWRRVRLGPMAFLLATGIWLGPMLLAVLAGDDPQGRAYLHDLLFRQTATRYLDPWHHHQPPWYFLGTVLTLWLPTALLLPALLPAWWRRIRRGDARVQVLVGWALLVLIFFSASPGKREVYILPALPAFCLALAPLLPGLLRHSRIQLAALGYVLLVGLLAAGLAAAALWPDSGPVARALADRGLDRLPLLALAGLATLAGAAFLIAFAAKRKGAGVAVLTLTCVLWLVHGLALMPALDDASSGRALMRSVAQRIGPSASLALLDWPEQLPLQADRPVRTFGFERPLEAQWPEALAWLAADPERHWLLVNQRSLADCPSLPGRIEAGTSNRRRFVLLRHHALLADCIDDRPAGQRDD from the coding sequence ATGGCCCGATGGCACCCGTTCCGACCCGACCGCTGGCCGCTGCCGGCGCTGCTGCTGCTCTCGCTGTTCGTGCTCGGCACCGGCCTGGGATTGCGCCAGCCGATGCCGCCGGACGAGCCGCGCTTCGCGCTGATGGCGCAAGGCATGGTCGAATCCGGGGACTGGCTTCTGCCGCGCCGTGGTGACGAGCTGTACAGCCACAAGCCGCCGGTGTTCATGTGGCTGCAGGCCGCCGCGCTCAAGCTCACCGGCCACCTCCCGACAGCCTTCCTGCTGCCCTCTCTGCTGGCGGCGCTGCTGACCCTGGCCCTGGTTTTCGACCTGGCACGTCGGCTGTGGGGAAGGCGCGCGGCCGGCTGGGCACTGCTGGCGCTGCTGGTGACCCTGCAGTTCGGCCTGCAGGCGCGGCGCGGACAGATCGACGCCGTCCTGGTGGCGATGACCACGGCGTCGCTCTACGGCCTGCTGCGCCATCACCTGCTCGGAGGGCGCCCGGCCTGGGCGCTGCTGGGCTGGTTCATGGCCGGTCTCGGCACCATCACCAAGGGCGTCGGTTTCCTTCCCCTGCTGGCCCTGCCGCTGCTGGCCCTGTCCCGGCGCACCGGCGCCAGGCACCTGGCCGACCCGCGCCTTCAGCCGGGCTGGCGACGGGTCCGGCTGGGTCCGATGGCGTTCCTGCTGGCCACCGGCATCTGGCTGGGTCCCATGCTGCTCGCCGTCCTGGCCGGCGACGACCCGCAGGGCCGGGCCTATCTCCACGACCTGCTGTTCCGCCAGACGGCGACCCGCTACCTCGACCCCTGGCACCACCACCAGCCGCCCTGGTATTTCCTGGGCACCGTCCTCACCCTCTGGCTGCCGACTGCGCTGCTTCTGCCCGCCCTGCTGCCGGCGTGGTGGCGGCGCATCCGGCGGGGCGATGCGCGCGTGCAGGTGCTGGTCGGCTGGGCGCTGCTGGTGCTGATCTTCTTCAGCGCCAGCCCGGGCAAGCGCGAGGTCTACATCCTGCCCGCCCTGCCGGCATTCTGCCTGGCCCTCGCGCCCTTGTTGCCGGGCCTGCTTCGCCACAGCCGCATCCAGCTCGCCGCGCTCGGTTATGTCCTGCTGGTCGGCCTGCTCGCCGCAGGCCTGGCCGCTGCCGCACTGTGGCCGGACAGCGGCCCGGTCGCACGCGCCCTGGCCGACCGGGGCCTGGATCGCTTGCCGCTGCTGGCGCTGGCCGGCCTGGCAACGCTGGCAGGGGCGGCCTTCCTCATCGCCTTCGCAGCGAAACGCAAGGGCGCCGGTGTTGCCGTGCTGACGCTGACCTGTGTCCTCTGGCTGGTGCACGGGCTGGCCTTGATGCCGGCCCTGGACGACGCCAGCTCGGGACGCGCCCTGATGCGGTCGGTGGCTCAGCGGATCGGGCCGTCGGCCTCGCTGGCGCTGCTCGATTGGCCCGAGCAGTTGCCGCTGCAAGCCGACCGTCCGGTCCGGACCTTCGGATTCGAGCGCCCGTTGGAGGCGCAATGGCCGGAGGCCCTGGCCTGGCTGGCGGCCGATCCGGAACGGCACTGGCTTCTGGTCAACCAGCGCTCGTTGGCAGACTGCCCCTCGCTGCCTGGTCGGATCGAGGCCGGAACCAGCAACCGACGCCGGTTTGTCCTGCTCAGACACCACGCGCTGCTCGCCGACTGCATCGACGATCGACCAGCCGGTCAGCGCGATGACTGA